One part of the Syntrophaceae bacterium genome encodes these proteins:
- a CDS encoding transposase, translating to MLPVEVITSVQRRRRWSAEQKKAMVLEAEQLGMSVSIVARKYEV from the coding sequence ATGTTACCGGTCGAAGTGATTACGAGTGTGCAGCGCCGGCGGCGATGGAGCGCGGAACAGAAGAAGGCGATGGTGCTCGAAGCGGAGCAGCTGGGGATGAGTGTTTCCATCGTGGCGCGCAAATACGAAGTGCA
- a CDS encoding DUF2158 domain-containing protein, with product MDSEFKIGDVVRLKSGGPKMTVTAVHDNFVTAAWFAWSKKGEGDFPFDAIFICKEEEKS from the coding sequence ATGGATAGTGAATTCAAGATCGGTGATGTCGTTCGGCTGAAGTCTGGCGGACCAAAGATGACGGTCACAGCTGTTCATGATAACTTTGTAACCGCCGCATGGTTCGCGTGGAGCAAGAAGGGAGAGGGTGATTTCCCGTTTGATGCTATTTTCATCTGCAAAGAAGAGGAGAAGTCCTGA
- a CDS encoding AAA family ATPase → MYNEFYGFSKNPFDVAPDPEFLYLTSSHRKALDAMMKGIETRQGFISIIGEVGTGKTTLIHTLLKSLNKSVKTAFIYNTFITFEELLESILHEICLDISGKDKKALQSQLVEYLSNLGDDETMAVIIDEAQHLATETLQELGKLPNLEPLASGRLQIVFVGQPEFEDILNTPSLKSLKTNIVIKREIKPLTVEESIDYIEHRLKLVSSCTLDVFTFQAVSAITTYAKGIPRLINIVCDNALLSGFTKSKKKIDAKLVHEVIKNLEGPSHRQFKSASIFRLPKRSHQIQRERILTPWHIAVILLLMLSVGGIVFAAYGFLQHWPFDRQNIVSIWTSLFHTERPLVPASQTATKKTSIVSEQHPPMETRTRLFQSSPSALPQAVTAQRISEIVRATDDVIVKKGQSITLLAEKHYGMSNMTIADLILDSNPEITDANIITVNQRIRMPKISEGCLIVSSSMQTYKINVGTFSSPNFAKLYRDEPSLRGKKVEVIAKKATRKDTWYRIVVGKYNSTSEVLKEISVLKEKNLLPLFGANPKPK, encoded by the coding sequence ATGTATAATGAATTTTATGGATTTTCTAAGAATCCTTTTGATGTCGCACCAGATCCGGAATTTCTCTATTTGACATCAAGCCACCGGAAAGCTCTCGATGCGATGATGAAGGGCATAGAAACGCGGCAAGGTTTCATCAGCATTATTGGGGAAGTTGGCACAGGCAAGACGACGCTTATTCACACTCTCTTGAAGAGCCTCAATAAGAGTGTGAAAACAGCCTTCATTTACAATACATTCATTACCTTTGAAGAGTTACTGGAAAGTATCCTCCATGAGATCTGTCTTGATATTTCCGGGAAGGATAAAAAGGCCCTTCAGAGCCAGCTTGTTGAATATCTGTCGAATTTAGGTGACGATGAGACGATGGCGGTGATCATTGATGAGGCACAGCATCTTGCAACGGAAACACTGCAGGAACTGGGGAAATTACCCAATCTGGAACCCTTGGCATCGGGACGACTTCAGATTGTATTCGTGGGACAACCGGAGTTTGAAGATATTCTCAATACGCCAAGTCTGAAAAGCCTCAAAACAAACATAGTGATCAAGAGAGAGATTAAGCCCCTAACCGTCGAAGAGTCGATAGATTACATTGAGCATCGCCTTAAGCTCGTCAGTAGCTGCACCTTGGACGTATTCACCTTCCAAGCAGTCTCTGCGATTACGACCTATGCGAAAGGTATTCCCCGCCTTATCAATATCGTGTGCGACAATGCCTTACTGAGCGGCTTCACCAAATCCAAGAAAAAGATAGATGCGAAGCTCGTTCACGAAGTCATAAAGAATCTGGAAGGTCCGTCACACAGGCAATTCAAGTCCGCAAGCATCTTCAGGCTCCCTAAAAGATCCCATCAAATCCAGCGTGAAAGGATTCTTACACCATGGCACATCGCAGTTATCCTCCTGCTCATGCTCAGTGTGGGAGGAATTGTTTTCGCTGCGTATGGATTCCTTCAGCACTGGCCTTTCGACCGGCAGAACATCGTATCCATCTGGACTTCTCTATTCCACACCGAACGACCTCTTGTACCAGCTTCTCAAACAGCAACAAAGAAGACTTCCATAGTCAGTGAGCAACATCCGCCTATGGAGACAAGGACGCGGCTCTTTCAATCCTCCCCGTCCGCTCTGCCACAGGCCGTAACTGCGCAGCGCATAAGCGAGATAGTGCGAGCGACAGATGACGTCATCGTGAAAAAAGGACAGAGTATTACACTCTTGGCGGAAAAGCACTACGGAATGTCAAACATGACTATTGCGGACCTAATATTGGATTCAAACCCCGAGATTACCGATGCTAATATCATTACGGTCAACCAGAGAATCAGAATGCCTAAAATATCAGAAGGATGTCTGATCGTTTCGTCCTCCATGCAAACGTATAAAATCAATGTTGGCACATTCTCGAGCCCTAATTTTGCGAAGCTTTACAGGGACGAGCCGTCATTGAGAGGAAAAAAGGTGGAGGTTATCGCCAAAAAGGCGACCCGGAAGGATACATGGTATCGAATTGTCGTCGGGAAATATAACAGTACGAGCGAGGTTCTGAAAGAGATATCCGTCCTCAAGGAGAAAAATTTACTGCCGCTTTTCGGTGCAAATCCTAAACCGAAGTGA